DNA from Candidatus Methylomirabilota bacterium:
CGATCACCGCCTCGATAATCTCTTTTGAGTACGAGACCTTGAGGACAACCGAGATGTCCGGATAGCGGGTCCTGAACGGTCCGATCAGGGGCGGCAGCAGATAGCCGCCGGGGATGCTGCTGGCGCCAAGTATCAGTTCTCCCTTCAGCCCTCCCTTGAACTCGTCGAGGGCTTGTTGGGCTTCCTGCCGGAGCGCCAGGATTCGCTTGGCATAGCGATACAGCAGGTTTCCACCCTTTGTTGGGGTAGCCCGGTGTCCGAGGCGATCGAGCAGCCGGATCCCCACATCCTTCTCCAACTTCTTGATGTGGCCGCTGACCGTAGGCTGGGTCAGGTACATCGTGTCGGCCG
Protein-coding regions in this window:
- a CDS encoding LysR family transcriptional regulator, translating into MDLHVLELFCRIVESGSFSKAADTMYLTQPTVSGHIKKLEKDVGIRLLDRLGHRATPTKGGNLLYRYAKRILALRQEAQQALDEFKGGLKGELILGASSIPGGYLLPPLIGPFRTRYPDISVVLKVSYSKEIIEAVIEGAYEVGAVGAQFDDGRLDYRTFAEDEMVLIVAPTHPWAFRKSVRAKELLGQPFL